Proteins from one Microbacterium sp. Root553 genomic window:
- a CDS encoding ABC transporter substrate-binding protein, whose product MIRNGRRKIALTAVAGASVLVLGLTACGAGGSEGSGGDGDRALRVWAGSQTPITANYNPFAPTVLHGALGPIYEPLFFFNKTADSEPVGLIGDAYEYNDDGTAITITIKPDLLWSDGEPLTAADVAFSFTYEANNPEGNGLVSAEATDDTTVVLTYTSAQYTTEFQRLGSTYILPEHIWADVTDFANFANEEPVGSGAYVVDKTTSESYTLVANENFRDADELGVKKVQYIAVDNNQTAQDLLAAGKLDWTGMFIPNPDDVTANGAIDWINTPQDPTVLYTCANAELGCTGPQTDVAVRQALNVAIDRAAIKDKAFVGLTGDISPTFALLPRDEKWVADAADEVSPQEADAAEAGDILEAAGYTKDGDFYAKDGKPLELSLISVDGWTDYNDAAKLIAEQAEAAGIKITASTVQWQEFSDARQGGDFQLIVGGVIGTSVADPFQIYRDWFGGTAVESTAPVGSEVPAGRWNFSRYSNPVVDQAIQSAISTDDEAEKKALYGTIQTEIVRDLPYIPLVINATQTFYNTKDFTGWPTEDDLYAFPPSWGAIAAGYVLTHLEPVE is encoded by the coding sequence ATGATCCGTAACGGAAGGCGCAAGATCGCGCTCACCGCTGTGGCGGGGGCATCCGTCCTCGTCCTGGGTTTGACCGCCTGTGGCGCAGGCGGCAGCGAGGGGAGCGGAGGAGACGGAGACCGCGCCCTGCGTGTCTGGGCGGGAAGCCAGACGCCCATCACCGCGAACTACAACCCGTTCGCACCCACCGTGCTGCACGGCGCGCTCGGTCCGATCTACGAGCCGCTGTTCTTCTTCAACAAGACCGCGGACTCCGAGCCCGTCGGGCTGATCGGCGACGCCTACGAGTACAACGACGACGGCACGGCGATCACGATCACCATCAAGCCCGACCTGCTGTGGAGCGACGGCGAGCCTCTCACGGCGGCCGATGTCGCCTTCTCGTTCACCTACGAGGCGAACAACCCGGAGGGCAACGGCCTCGTCTCGGCGGAGGCCACCGACGACACCACCGTCGTGCTCACGTACACGAGCGCGCAGTACACGACCGAGTTCCAGCGCCTCGGGTCGACCTACATCCTCCCCGAGCACATCTGGGCCGACGTCACCGACTTCGCGAACTTCGCGAACGAAGAGCCGGTCGGCTCGGGGGCCTACGTCGTCGACAAGACCACGAGCGAGTCGTACACGCTCGTCGCCAACGAGAACTTCCGCGACGCCGACGAGCTCGGAGTGAAGAAGGTCCAGTACATCGCGGTCGACAACAACCAGACGGCGCAGGATCTCCTTGCCGCCGGCAAGCTCGACTGGACGGGCATGTTCATCCCGAACCCCGACGACGTGACCGCGAACGGGGCGATCGACTGGATCAACACCCCTCAGGACCCCACGGTCCTCTACACCTGCGCGAACGCCGAGCTCGGTTGCACCGGCCCGCAGACGGACGTCGCGGTGCGCCAGGCCCTCAACGTGGCGATCGACCGCGCCGCCATCAAGGACAAGGCCTTCGTCGGTCTGACCGGCGACATCTCGCCCACGTTCGCGCTGCTGCCGCGCGATGAGAAGTGGGTGGCCGATGCGGCCGACGAGGTCAGCCCCCAGGAGGCGGACGCCGCCGAGGCGGGCGACATCCTCGAGGCCGCGGGGTACACGAAGGACGGCGACTTCTACGCGAAGGACGGGAAGCCGCTCGAGCTGAGTCTCATCTCCGTCGACGGATGGACCGACTACAACGACGCGGCCAAGCTGATCGCCGAGCAGGCCGAGGCGGCCGGCATCAAGATCACCGCGTCGACCGTGCAGTGGCAGGAGTTCTCCGACGCCCGTCAGGGTGGGGACTTCCAGCTGATCGTCGGCGGTGTCATCGGCACCTCGGTGGCCGACCCGTTCCAGATCTACCGCGACTGGTTCGGTGGAACCGCGGTCGAGTCGACGGCTCCGGTCGGCAGCGAGGTCCCGGCAGGGCGCTGGAACTTCAGCCGGTACAGCAACCCGGTCGTCGACCAGGCGATCCAGTCCGCGATCAGCACCGACGACGAGGCCGAGAAGAAGGCGCTGTACGGCACGATCCAGACCGAGATCGTCCGTGACCTGCCCTACATCCCGCTCGTGATCAACGCCACGCAGACCTTCTACAACACGAAGGACTTCACGGGCTGGCCGACAGAAGACGACCTCTACGCCTTCCCGCCGTCCTGGGGCGCGATCGCGGCGGGATACGTCCTGACGCATCTCGAGCCGGTCGAGTAG
- the nadB gene encoding L-aspartate oxidase: protein MEVIVAGSGIAGLTAALHAHEAGHTVTVVTKGALGDGCTGYAQGGVAGSYGAGDSAAEHATDTMTAGAGLSDPAAVDVLVRDATARITELIARGVAFDRSAAGALLRGREAAHSHARIVHAGGDATGAAITRALVHATRAARVAVIEYAFLVDLLVEGGVAHGIRVLIGGVTTDLTADAVILATGGAGQLYAHTTNPAGTTGDGIAAALRAGAVVRDLEFVQFHPTVLLDAGTPFLVSEAVRGEGATLLDADGRRFVFDSHPDGELAPRDVVSRAIARQAAAQGSPVRLDATMLGAPALARRFPTIDRVTRERGFDWASEPIPVTPAAHYLMGGVATDLAGRTSLPQLLAVGEVARTGVHGANRLASNSLLEGVVFGARAAAALDAPWPAGSVPAVAPGPAPTDGAPPSTRPSAGVPVFSRAALQQLMWDRVGLLRSAEGLGQALDTLDAWRADSRHPRTVAEHEEQNLLLLGFATATAALTRTDSVGAHFREPAPSPVLETV, encoded by the coding sequence ATGGAGGTGATCGTCGCGGGCTCCGGCATCGCCGGGCTCACCGCCGCCCTTCATGCGCACGAGGCCGGCCACACGGTCACCGTCGTGACGAAGGGCGCGCTGGGCGACGGCTGCACCGGATACGCCCAGGGCGGCGTCGCCGGGAGCTACGGCGCCGGCGACTCCGCCGCCGAGCACGCGACCGACACGATGACGGCGGGAGCGGGGCTGTCCGACCCCGCGGCCGTCGACGTGCTCGTCCGCGACGCGACGGCCAGGATCACCGAGCTGATCGCCCGCGGTGTCGCGTTCGATCGCTCCGCCGCAGGCGCACTCCTGCGCGGGCGCGAGGCCGCGCACAGCCATGCGCGCATCGTGCACGCCGGCGGCGACGCGACCGGCGCGGCGATCACCCGGGCGCTGGTGCACGCCACCCGCGCGGCACGGGTGGCCGTGATCGAGTACGCGTTCCTCGTCGATCTGCTCGTCGAGGGCGGCGTCGCCCACGGCATCCGGGTGCTGATCGGCGGCGTCACGACGGATCTCACCGCGGATGCCGTCATCCTCGCCACCGGAGGGGCCGGTCAGCTCTATGCGCACACGACGAATCCGGCCGGCACGACCGGTGACGGCATCGCTGCGGCACTGCGCGCGGGTGCGGTCGTGAGAGATCTGGAGTTCGTCCAGTTCCATCCGACGGTCCTCCTCGATGCGGGCACTCCGTTCCTCGTCTCGGAGGCCGTGCGCGGCGAGGGGGCGACGCTTCTCGACGCCGACGGTCGACGATTCGTGTTCGACAGCCATCCCGACGGCGAACTCGCTCCCCGTGACGTCGTGTCGCGGGCGATCGCACGACAGGCCGCCGCGCAGGGATCGCCCGTGCGGCTGGATGCGACGATGCTCGGAGCGCCGGCGCTGGCCCGCCGGTTCCCGACGATCGACCGGGTGACCCGCGAGCGCGGATTCGACTGGGCGTCGGAGCCGATCCCGGTGACGCCGGCGGCGCACTACCTGATGGGAGGCGTCGCCACAGACCTCGCCGGACGCACATCGCTCCCCCAGCTCCTCGCGGTCGGCGAGGTCGCTCGAACCGGCGTGCACGGGGCGAACCGACTCGCCTCGAACTCGCTGCTCGAGGGCGTGGTGTTCGGAGCGCGAGCGGCGGCCGCGCTCGACGCGCCCTGGCCGGCCGGGTCCGTTCCGGCCGTGGCACCGGGCCCCGCCCCGACGGACGGAGCACCCCCTTCGACGCGTCCGTCGGCGGGCGTCCCCGTCTTCTCCCGCGCGGCCCTGCAGCAGCTGATGTGGGACCGTGTCGGGCTGCTCAGATCCGCCGAGGGGCTGGGGCAGGCGCTCGACACGCTCGATGCCTGGCGCGCCGACTCGCGGCATCCCCGCACGGTCGCGGAGCACGAGGAGCAGAATCTCCTGCTGCTCGGGTTCGCCACGGCGACCGCCGCCCTCACCCGCACCGACTCGGTCGGTGCGCACTTCCGCGAACCCGCACCCTCACCCGTTCTGGAGACCGTCTGA
- the nadC gene encoding carboxylating nicotinate-nucleotide diphosphorylase: MLTPAILTRVVAAALDEDAPWGDLTSVTLLPADATANADLVAREPGVFSGGAVFSTAFTLTDPTLTVDVHVGDGDTFATGDVLASVSGTARSILTAERVALNFTQRMSGIATLTAAYVRAIEGTAARIADTRKTTPGLRAFERHAVVSGGGRNHRHSLSDAVMAKDNHLAVLQRSGLDLAVALRDALAALPHTTHVVVEVDRLDQIAAVIDGGAHTVLLDNFSLDDLRAGVALIGGRAQTEASGGVDLETVGAMAATGVDVISVGALTHSARALDLGLDVRID; the protein is encoded by the coding sequence ATGCTCACGCCCGCCATCCTCACCCGCGTCGTCGCGGCCGCCCTCGACGAGGACGCGCCCTGGGGCGACCTGACCAGCGTGACGCTGCTGCCGGCGGATGCCACGGCGAACGCCGATCTGGTCGCGCGGGAACCCGGTGTCTTCAGCGGCGGTGCCGTCTTCTCGACAGCCTTCACCCTCACCGATCCGACCCTGACCGTCGACGTGCACGTCGGCGACGGCGACACGTTCGCCACGGGCGACGTGCTCGCCTCGGTGTCGGGGACGGCTCGGAGCATCCTCACCGCCGAGCGCGTCGCACTGAACTTCACCCAGCGCATGAGCGGGATCGCCACCCTCACCGCCGCGTATGTGCGTGCGATCGAGGGAACCGCGGCGCGCATCGCCGACACACGCAAGACCACTCCGGGCCTTCGGGCCTTCGAGCGCCACGCGGTGGTGTCCGGCGGCGGACGCAATCACCGGCATTCGCTGTCGGACGCCGTGATGGCGAAGGACAACCACCTCGCGGTGCTGCAGCGCTCCGGCCTCGATCTCGCCGTCGCCCTGCGCGACGCGCTCGCCGCGCTCCCCCACACCACTCATGTGGTGGTCGAGGTCGACAGGCTCGATCAGATCGCCGCCGTGATCGACGGCGGCGCCCACACGGTGCTGCTCGACAACTTCTCGCTCGACGACCTGAGGGCGGGGGTGGCGCTCATCGGCGGCAGGGCGCAGACCGAGGCCTCCGGCGGCGTCGATCTCGAGACGGTGGGTGCGATGGCCGCGACCGGGGTCGACGTGATCTCGGTCGGGGCGCTCACGCATTCGGCGCGTGCCCTCGACCTCGGCCTCGACGTGCGGATCGACTGA
- the nadA gene encoding quinolinate synthase NadA, which produces MSITFLPTPDVPAIDASVDHAIRSIVSGASTDATCATDLALGPWDFDTRPGYGPGSSMGDVIPTGAPRQGELPASYREAGEDELDHRIRAAKAALGDRVVVLGHFYQREEVVRHADYVGDSFQLATAAKARTDAEAIVFCGVHFMAETADLLSGPDQAVILPNLAAGCSMADMADIDQVEDCWEQLSEVFGDLDAVDESGRVPVIPVTYMNSSAAIKGFVGRHGGIVCTSSNAETVLEWAFERGRRVLFFPDQHLGRNTAKAMGVPLDRMPMWNPRAALGGSSATELLDSRVILWHGFCSVHRRFSVAQIEKARAKHPGVRVIVHPECPMEVVDAADEAGSTDYIRRAIAAATTPTTFAIGTEINLVRRLAAQFPQHEIFCLDPVVCPCSTMYRIHPGYLAWVLEELVAGRTPNRITVTADVADPARIALERMLAAKPPVIAGP; this is translated from the coding sequence ATGAGCATCACCTTCCTTCCGACGCCGGACGTGCCGGCGATCGACGCCTCCGTCGATCACGCGATCCGGTCGATCGTGTCCGGCGCCTCCACGGATGCCACCTGCGCGACCGATCTCGCGCTCGGGCCCTGGGACTTCGACACACGGCCCGGGTACGGTCCCGGCTCATCGATGGGCGACGTGATCCCCACCGGCGCCCCACGCCAGGGGGAGCTCCCCGCCTCGTACCGCGAGGCGGGCGAGGACGAGCTCGACCACCGCATCCGCGCAGCCAAAGCGGCCCTGGGCGACCGCGTGGTCGTGCTCGGCCACTTCTACCAGCGGGAGGAGGTGGTGCGTCACGCCGACTACGTGGGCGACTCCTTCCAGCTCGCCACCGCGGCGAAGGCGCGCACGGATGCCGAGGCCATCGTCTTCTGCGGAGTGCACTTCATGGCCGAGACGGCCGATCTGCTCTCCGGCCCCGACCAGGCCGTGATCCTGCCCAACCTCGCCGCCGGCTGCTCGATGGCCGACATGGCCGACATCGACCAGGTCGAGGACTGCTGGGAGCAGCTGTCCGAGGTGTTCGGCGATCTCGACGCCGTCGACGAGAGCGGACGGGTCCCGGTGATCCCCGTGACCTACATGAACTCCTCCGCCGCGATCAAGGGATTCGTCGGCAGGCACGGCGGCATCGTGTGCACGTCGTCGAATGCCGAGACCGTGCTGGAATGGGCCTTCGAGCGGGGCCGGCGCGTGCTGTTCTTCCCCGACCAGCATCTGGGCCGCAACACCGCGAAGGCGATGGGCGTGCCTCTCGACAGGATGCCGATGTGGAACCCGCGCGCGGCGCTCGGAGGCTCCTCCGCCACGGAGCTGCTCGACTCGCGCGTCATCCTGTGGCACGGGTTCTGCTCGGTCCACCGTCGCTTCTCCGTCGCGCAGATCGAGAAGGCGCGGGCGAAGCACCCGGGTGTGCGGGTGATCGTGCACCCCGAATGCCCGATGGAGGTCGTCGATGCCGCCGACGAGGCGGGATCGACCGACTACATCCGCCGCGCGATCGCCGCCGCGACCACGCCGACGACCTTCGCGATCGGCACCGAGATCAACCTGGTCCGACGCCTCGCCGCGCAGTTCCCGCAGCACGAGATCTTCTGTCTCGATCCGGTGGTGTGCCCCTGCTCGACGATGTACCGCATCCACCCGGGGTATCTCGCGTGGGTGCTCGAGGAACTCGTCGCCGGACGCACCCCGAACCGCATCACGGTGACGGCGGATGTGGCGGATCCCGCGCGGATCGCCCTCGAGCGGATGCTGGCGGCGAAGCCGCCCGTGATCGCGGGCCCCTGA
- a CDS encoding NUDIX hydrolase: MTQTRGIDVAVSTVILTLRRTDDGAAGLALPLVLRTREPFAGQWALPGGWLTTVESPVDAAARTLAETTGLTPSYLEQLYAFGAVDRSPTRVVSIVYWALLRQDDVDAQSAAHRASGRAPENVRWFDLDDLPPLAFDHRAIIDYALWRLRNKVGYSRVAHGFLPAEFTLADLREAYEAILGRQLDPANFRRQVESSGTLLPTDRFRTGSHRPARLYRYNTDVELADHGPLGPDETSTR, from the coding sequence ATGACTCAAACCAGGGGAATCGATGTCGCCGTGTCGACGGTCATCCTCACGCTGCGCCGCACCGACGACGGGGCGGCCGGGCTCGCACTCCCCCTGGTGCTGCGCACCCGCGAGCCGTTCGCCGGACAGTGGGCATTGCCCGGCGGCTGGCTCACCACGGTCGAATCCCCCGTCGATGCCGCGGCCCGCACCCTCGCCGAGACCACCGGCCTCACGCCGAGCTACCTCGAGCAGCTGTACGCGTTCGGCGCCGTCGACCGCTCCCCCACCCGCGTCGTCTCGATCGTCTACTGGGCGCTGCTGCGCCAGGACGACGTCGATGCGCAGAGCGCCGCGCACCGCGCATCCGGCCGCGCGCCCGAGAACGTGCGCTGGTTCGATCTCGACGACCTCCCGCCGCTCGCGTTCGACCATCGCGCGATCATCGACTACGCCCTGTGGCGCCTGCGCAACAAGGTCGGCTACAGCCGCGTCGCACACGGCTTCCTCCCCGCCGAGTTCACCCTGGCCGATCTCCGCGAGGCCTACGAGGCGATCCTCGGCAGACAGCTCGACCCGGCGAACTTCCGACGCCAGGTGGAGAGCTCGGGGACCCTGCTGCCCACCGACCGGTTCCGCACCGGCAGCCACCGCCCCGCCCGCCTGTACCGATACAACACCGACGTCGAACTGGCCGACCACGGCCCGCTCGGCCCCGACGAGACGAGTACCCGATGA
- a CDS encoding SDR family NAD(P)-dependent oxidoreductase, whose product MNDYLADLFALDGRTAVVTGGSSGIGRGIATALARAGAATVVVARGEERIAQTVGELTDAGCRAAGVVGDLSTRAGIRALAEAAAQPFGEPDILVNSAGINIRPPFAEISEADWDASMTVNTLAPLLLGQRYAVGMAERGFGRLIHISSQQAHRAFVGSGVYGVSKGAVESLMRSEAEAWGGTGVTSNTLVPGFVLTPLNARLQEDPAQITALAARTMIGRNGLPEDFAAAAVFLAGAGSGYVTGHSLFVDGGLSVH is encoded by the coding sequence ATGAACGACTACCTCGCCGACCTCTTCGCGCTCGACGGCCGCACGGCCGTGGTCACAGGAGGAAGCTCGGGCATCGGTCGCGGCATCGCCACCGCCCTCGCACGGGCCGGAGCGGCGACCGTCGTCGTCGCGCGCGGCGAGGAGCGGATCGCGCAGACGGTCGGAGAGCTGACGGATGCCGGCTGCCGCGCGGCGGGTGTCGTCGGAGACCTGAGCACACGCGCTGGCATCCGCGCGCTGGCCGAGGCCGCGGCGCAGCCGTTCGGAGAACCCGACATCCTGGTGAACTCGGCAGGGATCAACATCCGGCCGCCGTTCGCCGAGATCTCCGAGGCCGACTGGGACGCGAGCATGACCGTGAACACGCTCGCCCCGCTGCTGCTCGGGCAGCGCTATGCCGTGGGCATGGCCGAACGCGGGTTCGGCCGACTGATCCACATCAGCTCCCAGCAGGCCCACCGCGCGTTCGTCGGCAGCGGGGTCTACGGCGTCTCGAAGGGCGCGGTCGAATCTCTGATGCGGTCGGAGGCCGAGGCCTGGGGCGGCACCGGCGTGACCAGCAACACCCTCGTGCCGGGGTTCGTGCTCACGCCGCTCAACGCGCGATTGCAGGAGGACCCCGCGCAGATCACCGCGCTGGCCGCGCGCACCATGATCGGCCGCAACGGACTGCCGGAGGACTTCGCCGCGGCGGCCGTCTTCCTCGCGGGCGCGGGATCGGGATACGTGACGGGCCACTCGCTGTTCGTCGACGGCGGTCTGTCGGTGCACTGA
- a CDS encoding cysteine desulfurase family protein: MLYLDHAATAPVRPEVLDAMRPYLTGTFGNPSSHHTYGEAAASALDDARARVARVLGVRAGDVVFTAGGTEANNLAVKGIVLAALGAGRRHLVVSPIEHESILESADFLRRFHDVEVTMPVVDAWGRISADALRAQVRDDTALVALGHANNEIGTVQDVAGLAAVTHATGAALHLDAVQSAGWLPLDGLGADAVAIAGHKIGAPKGIGALAVRGRIPLEPLLHGGGQERGRRSGTENVAGAVGLAVALELAEAEREAASARVGAATRRVIAGILAAVPQAVLTGDPEGRLPATASFTFAGVSGEAVLLELERRGVVSSSGSACAAGSDDPSHVLLACGVDPAVAQSAVRFTFGRETLPDDLPPRLAALVAESVRAVAG; the protein is encoded by the coding sequence ATGCTCTACCTCGACCATGCTGCGACGGCTCCGGTGCGACCGGAGGTGCTCGACGCGATGCGCCCGTACCTCACCGGGACGTTCGGCAATCCGTCGAGCCATCACACCTACGGCGAGGCGGCGGCGTCGGCGCTCGACGACGCACGGGCGAGGGTCGCCCGCGTGCTGGGGGTGCGGGCTGGCGATGTGGTGTTCACGGCGGGCGGCACCGAGGCGAACAACCTCGCGGTGAAGGGGATCGTGCTCGCCGCTCTCGGCGCGGGGCGGCGCCATCTGGTGGTCTCGCCGATCGAGCACGAGTCGATCCTGGAGTCGGCGGACTTCCTGCGCCGATTCCACGATGTCGAGGTGACGATGCCGGTGGTCGACGCGTGGGGGCGGATCTCCGCCGACGCTCTGCGCGCGCAGGTCCGAGACGACACGGCCCTGGTCGCCCTGGGACACGCGAACAACGAGATCGGCACGGTCCAGGACGTCGCGGGACTCGCCGCGGTGACGCATGCCACGGGCGCCGCGCTGCACCTCGACGCGGTGCAGTCCGCGGGATGGCTGCCGCTGGACGGACTCGGCGCGGATGCCGTCGCCATCGCCGGTCACAAGATCGGCGCCCCGAAGGGGATCGGCGCCCTGGCGGTACGAGGGCGCATCCCCCTCGAACCCCTCCTGCACGGAGGCGGTCAGGAGCGCGGTCGCCGCTCGGGCACCGAGAACGTCGCGGGCGCCGTCGGTCTCGCCGTCGCGCTCGAGCTGGCCGAGGCCGAGCGTGAGGCGGCGAGCGCACGGGTGGGCGCGGCCACCCGCCGCGTCATCGCCGGGATCCTCGCGGCCGTCCCGCAGGCGGTGCTGACGGGAGACCCGGAGGGGCGACTCCCCGCCACCGCGAGCTTCACCTTCGCGGGCGTGAGCGGCGAGGCGGTGCTCCTCGAGCTCGAGCGTCGGGGCGTCGTGTCGTCGAGCGGCTCCGCGTGCGCGGCCGGGAGCGACGACCCCTCCCACGTGCTCCTCGCCTGCGGGGTGGATCCCGCGGTCGCGCAGAGTGCGGTGCGCTTCACCTTCGGTCGCGAGACGCTGCCCGACGACCTTCCCCCACGGCTCGCCGCCCTCGTCGCCGAGTCCGTGCGCGCCGTCGCCGGGTGA
- a CDS encoding glycosyltransferase family 2 protein has protein sequence MTASAPLVTVIVPGRDIGGFAPAALDSLLAQTERRWQAILVDDGSTDDTGEIFAAAAASDRRFRALTHAASRGLGAARNAALDLVDTPLVGFLDGDDELTPTALERLSGTLAETGSDLVAGAYVRSRFDGERYLPGRVQPWVAAATSPARMDTTILEHPAASANIVAWSKMSRTELWRDVRFPEGVAYEDQIVAQLLYTRARAFDVIPDTVVRWRLRADGTSITQGRAQLRVVRDYLAALRGGIRVLHEAGARAAVVARLELILAMDLPPLLDIAATHPDPEYSAVVASFVADIEALPEFGDAHPDPALAAALAW, from the coding sequence GTGACCGCCTCCGCACCGCTCGTGACCGTGATCGTCCCCGGCCGCGACATCGGCGGATTCGCACCCGCCGCTCTCGACTCGCTCCTGGCGCAGACCGAGCGCCGGTGGCAGGCGATCCTCGTCGACGACGGGTCCACCGACGACACCGGGGAGATCTTCGCGGCGGCCGCAGCCTCCGACCGCCGCTTCCGGGCTCTCACCCACGCGGCGTCCCGTGGTCTCGGCGCCGCTCGCAACGCGGCGCTCGACCTGGTCGACACGCCCCTCGTCGGGTTCCTCGACGGCGACGACGAGCTCACCCCCACCGCCCTCGAACGCCTGAGCGGCACGCTCGCCGAGACCGGCAGCGACCTGGTCGCGGGGGCCTACGTGCGGTCGCGCTTCGATGGCGAACGCTACCTCCCCGGTCGGGTGCAGCCCTGGGTGGCCGCGGCGACGTCGCCGGCACGGATGGACACCACGATCCTGGAGCACCCCGCGGCGAGTGCGAACATCGTCGCCTGGTCGAAGATGAGCCGGACCGAGCTGTGGCGCGATGTGCGGTTCCCCGAGGGTGTCGCCTACGAGGATCAGATCGTCGCCCAACTGCTCTACACCCGCGCTCGGGCCTTCGACGTGATCCCCGACACGGTCGTGCGGTGGCGGCTGCGTGCCGACGGCACGTCCATCACGCAGGGGCGCGCGCAGCTACGGGTGGTGCGCGACTACCTCGCCGCGCTCCGCGGCGGCATCCGCGTGCTGCACGAGGCGGGAGCCCGCGCGGCGGTCGTCGCCCGACTCGAACTGATCCTCGCGATGGATCTGCCTCCCCTTCTCGACATCGCCGCGACCCATCCCGACCCCGAGTACTCGGCGGTCGTGGCGTCGTTCGTCGCCGACATCGAGGCGCTGCCCGAGTTCGGCGACGCCCACCCCGACCCCGCACTCGCCGCCGCCCTGGCGTGGTGA
- a CDS encoding ABC transporter permease: MKFYARRVGFYAFTLWAAISLNFLLPRLMPGNPADIMIAKMQRAGGEVSETTIRNIKLLLGGDDSSLWEQYLAYWGRMFQGDLGVSVTKFPTPVSELIGQALPWTLVLVGTVTVISFILGVVLGAWAGWKRGTWVDHLIPATTVLQSIPYFWMALLLVSVFAVGLGWFPIFGGYDVFDFPDGPEPTWAFFSNALSHAVLPALTIVISSVGGWMFGMRNMMVQTMAEDYVLTAEAKGLRPRRIMTTYAARNAAIPSIAGFSITLGFVVAGSIVMEQVFTYPGIGKLMFQAVTNNDYALMQGLFLVITITVLAANFIMDLVYGFIDPRARQNV, from the coding sequence ATGAAGTTCTATGCACGAAGGGTCGGGTTCTACGCATTCACGCTGTGGGCCGCGATCTCACTCAACTTCCTGCTTCCCCGGCTCATGCCGGGGAACCCGGCCGACATCATGATCGCCAAGATGCAGCGGGCGGGCGGAGAGGTCTCCGAGACCACCATCCGCAACATCAAGCTGCTGCTCGGCGGTGACGACTCCTCTCTCTGGGAGCAGTACCTGGCGTACTGGGGTCGCATGTTCCAGGGCGATCTGGGCGTCTCGGTCACCAAGTTCCCCACCCCGGTGAGCGAGCTGATCGGGCAGGCGCTGCCGTGGACCCTCGTGCTCGTGGGCACGGTGACGGTCATCTCCTTCATCCTCGGCGTCGTGCTCGGCGCCTGGGCGGGGTGGAAGCGCGGCACCTGGGTCGACCACCTCATTCCGGCGACCACGGTGCTGCAGTCCATCCCGTACTTCTGGATGGCGCTGCTGCTGGTCTCCGTCTTCGCCGTCGGACTCGGATGGTTCCCGATCTTCGGCGGCTACGACGTCTTCGACTTCCCCGACGGCCCGGAGCCGACGTGGGCGTTCTTCTCGAACGCCCTCTCGCATGCGGTGCTCCCGGCGCTCACCATCGTCATCTCGTCGGTCGGCGGCTGGATGTTCGGGATGCGCAACATGATGGTGCAGACCATGGCCGAGGACTACGTCCTCACCGCGGAGGCGAAGGGGCTGCGCCCGCGGCGCATCATGACGACGTATGCCGCGAGGAACGCCGCGATCCCCTCGATCGCCGGCTTCTCGATCACGCTCGGCTTCGTGGTCGCCGGCTCCATCGTGATGGAGCAGGTGTTCACCTATCCCGGCATCGGGAAGCTGATGTTCCAGGCCGTCACCAACAACGACTACGCGCTGATGCAGGGACTCTTCCTCGTCATCACCATCACGGTGCTCGCCGCCAACTTCATCATGGACCTGGTCTATGGCTTCATCGACCCGAGGGCTCGCCAGAATGTCTGA